TTGCTGGTACGCGTGAGCGGGGCACGGTATCTGGCGGGCCCTTGCCGCTGCTTCGTCCGGTGCTGGGCTGGCGCCGGGCCGAACTTGGCGACGTGGTGCGCGGTGCCGGGCTGGTCGCCGCTGAAGATCCAAGCAACGCCAACGACCGCTTCGACCGCGTGCGTATCCGCAAGGCGCTGGTCGATGCGGACTGGCTCGACGTTGCCGCCATCGCACAAAGCGCCGCGCATATAGCCGAGGCCGATGCCGCGCTCGATTGGATGGCCGCGCTTGAATGGCGTTCCTGCGTGAAGAAGGAGCCGATGGGTCTGAAATACCGGCCTCAGGCTCCGCGCGCGGTGGTTTTGCGCGTGCTTGCGCGGATCGTGCGCGAACTGGACGGCGAGGAAGCGCGCGGCGGCGCCATCGCCCGGCTGCTGGAGAGCCTTGTTTCGGCGCGACCAGCGTCGATCGGCAATCTGGTGGCGCGGCCCAATGCGGGCGGCTGGAGCTTTGCGAAAGCCCCGGTCAGGGCGGTCCGGCGCGAACGCTGAGGCTTAGCCGCCGGCGAGGCTGTCGCCCATGCCGACCTGCTTGCCGCGGGTTATATAGACCTTGTCGCCGACTTTGGTCGTCGAGAACAACTTGGCGGCGAAGTCGTTGGGCATGCCTACGCAGCCGTGGCTGGCATAGCCGAGCGCCACGTCGGAGCCGTGCAGGGTGATCCCGTCGTTGGTCAGGCGCTGCATGTAGGGCATCGGCGCCCCGGTGTAGATGTTGGAGACGTGGTCCTTGTCCTTCTGGGTGATCGGGAAGACGCCCAGCGGAGTGGGCTTGTCCTCGGTTCCGAGCAGGACGGCGGTTGCGCCGATCTCGTAGCCGGAACGGAACACCGACAGCACCCGCGCATCAAGGTCCACCGTGACGACGATCGGCCCGGCGGGCACGTTCTTGTCGTCCCAGTGCCATTCGCCGTATTTGATCGCGCCGGTGATCGGCAGGATGCGCTTGATGACGAAGGGCTCGTCCTTCTTCGGCATCGGGGCGGACGTGGCAGCGGCCACCGGCGCGGGAGTCGCCAGCTTCGCCTCGGCAAGCGAGGCCGGTTCCGGCTTATCGGGCGAGGCCGCGACCACGAGCACGCCGGCAATGGCGGCAAGGGCGACAAAGCCCGAGGCGAGGAGGATGCGCGCGTCCAAGTGAATTTCCGTTCCTGTTTGGCGACTCTCTCTGGCAGGCCGGCCTTATCATCGCGTAAATGACGGTAAAGTGCCAGCTAGCGGGGAGGCGCGTTTCCCGCAGGCCCGGCGGAGCGCATTCGGTAACGCGGGCA
The DNA window shown above is from Novosphingobium sp. P6W and carries:
- the tilS gene encoding tRNA lysidine(34) synthetase TilS, with the protein product MPVAQDAAGRFRADLAALWPEGVDEEGARLGLAVSGGPDSLALLLLAQAAIPGRVEAATVDHGLRLESAAEAAEVARICADLGVPHAVLAVEVAPGNIQAEARTARYAALADWAGQRGLAALATGHQADDQAETLLMRLNRASGVAGLAGTRERGTVSGGPLPLLRPVLGWRRAELGDVVRGAGLVAAEDPSNANDRFDRVRIRKALVDADWLDVAAIAQSAAHIAEADAALDWMAALEWRSCVKKEPMGLKYRPQAPRAVVLRVLARIVRELDGEEARGGAIARLLESLVSARPASIGNLVARPNAGGWSFAKAPVRAVRRER
- a CDS encoding L,D-transpeptidase family protein; translation: MDARILLASGFVALAAIAGVLVVAASPDKPEPASLAEAKLATPAPVAAATSAPMPKKDEPFVIKRILPITGAIKYGEWHWDDKNVPAGPIVVTVDLDARVLSVFRSGYEIGATAVLLGTEDKPTPLGVFPITQKDKDHVSNIYTGAPMPYMQRLTNDGITLHGSDVALGYASHGCVGMPNDFAAKLFSTTKVGDKVYITRGKQVGMGDSLAGG